One window from the genome of Schistocerca piceifrons isolate TAMUIC-IGC-003096 chromosome 1, iqSchPice1.1, whole genome shotgun sequence encodes:
- the LOC124799109 gene encoding RNA-binding protein 25-like, which produces MDNEQQSVSSDTELESGTQSNVSDVVQEVQCENLGAKGQEMLPLPPSDSVDSGNTVPSASTGHGPESGEVSEVQSLRVMFERMLNFQAEFVRVQAERDRERDAKQAERDRERDAKQAERDRERDAEQAERDQRLVAEFACMQAERDRERDAEQAGRDQRLVAEFAKQAERDRERDAKQAERDRRLHERDLQLMQTLEVMQSEIVSLKQKYETIPKTVQELSERVDSVQVANANIVEEISVLTNRLEQLEIDTTQVIENKVIEQVHKVENEVIKEIDQKVHAAIEARDVGSSADVQDLKRIVHKDIPLWQRSVDRRLAEMELSLRHDEARAYVTPARSNNDRHINTAVKNCDCETEQATNQED; this is translated from the coding sequence atggataatgagcaacagtcagtaagtagtgataccgagttggaaagtgggacacaaagtaatgttagtgacgtagttcaggaagtacaatgtgagaatctgggggcaaaaggacaagaaatgttgccattgccacccagtgattcagttgatagcggaaatactgtgccatccgcaagcactggacacggaccagagagtggtgaggtgtcagaagtgcaatcattaagagttatgttcgagcgcatgctcaatttccaagctgaatttgtacgtgtgcaagcagagcgtgatagagaacgtgatgctaaacaagcagaacgcgatagagaacgtgatgctaaacaagcagaacgcgatagagaacgtgatgctgaacaagcagagcgtgaccagagattggtagctgaatttgcatgtatgcaagcagaacgcgatagagaacgtgatgctgaacaagcagggcgtgaccagagattggtagctgaatttgccaaacaagcagagcgcgatagagaacgtgatgctaaacaagcagagcgtgaccgacgcctgcatgagagggacttgcagttgatgcaaactttagaagttatgcaaagtgagattgttagtttaaaacaaaaatatgaaaccatacccaaaacggtgcaagaattaagcgaaagagtagatagtgttcaagtggctaacgccaatatagtagaggaaatcagtgtcctgactaataggctcgaacaactagaaattgacacaactcaagtaattgagaacaaagtgatcgaacaagtgcacaaagtagaaaatgaagtcataaaagaaatagatcagaaagtgcacgccgcaattgaggccagagatgtgggctcaagtgcggatgtgcaagatctaaagaggatagtgcacaaagacattccgctgtggcagcggagtgtggaccgtcgtcttgccgagatggagcttagcttgcggcatgacgaggcacgggcgtatgtcacgccagccaggtccaacaatgataggcatataaatactgcagtaaaaaattgcgactgcgagacagaacaggcaaccaat